Proteins from a genomic interval of Nocardia sp. BMG51109:
- a CDS encoding acyl-CoA dehydrogenase family protein gives MKLTFDADVEQFRAEFVAFLDEHLPPEADAVERPRSTGHVPDWARRWQRVQFDHGWLVPGYAPEFGGRNAGVLEQYVHSEELARRRIYQSYNPQGLGIVAASLITFGTPEQHEWARSILRGERTAAMGMSEPDAGSDLAALRTRAVLDGDHFVVNGQKIWTSGAHDADVILTFVRTDPDAAKHRGISALLIPTDLPGIERRPFASLPDPDDLDFNEVFFRDVVVPKENLVGELNGGWKVANGSLGHERNLLWLSYSDRLDHLVDHFRPTTPLDADHYATLVLDSYALRLLGSAALARAARGNADAAGLSVLKLLGSEAVQTASEHALDAAGIDGLDHATVTGEFSPLNPELTAPGWFDRYARSFAHTIAGGTSEIQRNIIAERVLGLPRG, from the coding sequence GTGAAATTGACCTTCGACGCCGACGTCGAGCAGTTCCGCGCCGAGTTCGTGGCGTTCCTCGACGAGCATCTTCCGCCCGAGGCCGATGCGGTGGAACGCCCGCGCTCGACCGGCCACGTCCCGGACTGGGCCCGGCGGTGGCAGCGCGTCCAGTTCGACCACGGCTGGCTGGTCCCGGGCTACGCGCCGGAGTTCGGCGGCCGCAACGCGGGGGTCCTGGAGCAGTACGTGCACAGCGAGGAACTGGCCCGCCGCCGCATCTACCAGTCCTACAACCCCCAGGGCCTCGGCATCGTCGCCGCCTCACTCATCACGTTCGGCACACCCGAACAACACGAGTGGGCGCGCTCCATCCTGCGCGGCGAGCGCACGGCGGCAATGGGTATGAGCGAGCCGGACGCCGGCTCCGACCTGGCCGCCCTACGCACCCGCGCGGTCCTCGACGGCGACCATTTCGTGGTCAACGGCCAGAAGATCTGGACCTCCGGCGCCCACGACGCCGACGTGATCCTGACCTTCGTCCGTACCGACCCGGATGCCGCCAAACACCGCGGAATCTCGGCCCTTCTGATCCCCACCGACCTTCCCGGTATCGAACGCCGCCCGTTCGCCTCCCTCCCCGATCCGGACGACTTGGACTTCAACGAAGTCTTCTTCCGCGACGTTGTCGTCCCCAAGGAGAATCTGGTCGGTGAGTTGAACGGGGGCTGGAAGGTTGCGAACGGATCACTCGGCCATGAACGAAACCTGTTGTGGCTCAGCTACTCCGACCGCCTCGACCACCTGGTCGACCATTTCCGCCCCACCACCCCTCTGGACGCCGACCACTACGCCACTCTCGTCCTCGACAGCTACGCCCTGCGTCTTCTCGGCTCGGCCGCCCTGGCCCGAGCGGCCCGGGGCAACGCCGACGCCGCCGGGCTCTCGGTACTGAAACTCCTCGGCTCGGAAGCCGTGCAGACCGCCTCCGAACACGCACTCGACGCAGCAGGAATCGACGGTCTCGACCATGCCACCGTCACCGGCGAGTTCAGCCCGCTGAACCCGGAACTCACGGCCCCGGGCTGGTTCGACCGCTACGCCCGCAGCTTCGCCCACACCATCGCCGGCGGCACCTCGGAAATCCAGCGCAACATCATCGCCGAGCGAGTGCTGGGTCTGCCGCGCGGGTGA
- a CDS encoding aldehyde dehydrogenase, with the protein MQTQEHLFIGGDWVAPSTTDTIDVISPHSEQPIARVPAAAPADVDRAVAAAREAFDHGPWPRLDPKERVAIVRKLAERYEPRREEIAQLVTSEMGAPITFSRSAQARLPGFMISALTDVAAEYPWHETRSGALGADVGVHREPVGVVAAIIPWNMPMFLTVAKLVPALLAGCTIVLKPSPETPLDAAVMAELLAELGLPPGVVSILPGGRDVGRYLVSHPGVDKVSFTGSTAAGREVAAACGSALRKVSLELGGKSAAVVLDDADPEAVATGMTVAGLMNSGQACVAQTRILLPRKRYGEFVDALASVVEGLAVGDPFDPATRIGPMVTFRQQQRVSSYIDQGKAEGARLLVGGPGLPDGLDRGWYIRPTLFVDADNSMRIAQEEIFGPVLSVVPYSDDDEAVHLANASEYGLSGSVWTPDIDRGLNVAHRIRSGTLGINQPYSMDPAAPFGGVKSSGIGREFGREGMEGFLDVKSISIAPAATPDSGAARRSSTSSPAGESGGGS; encoded by the coding sequence ATGCAGACACAGGAACATTTGTTCATCGGTGGTGATTGGGTTGCCCCCAGCACCACCGACACGATCGACGTGATCTCTCCGCACAGCGAGCAACCGATCGCGCGGGTGCCCGCGGCGGCGCCGGCCGACGTCGACCGCGCGGTGGCGGCGGCGCGGGAAGCCTTCGACCACGGTCCGTGGCCGCGGCTGGATCCGAAGGAACGCGTCGCGATCGTGCGGAAGCTGGCCGAGCGGTACGAGCCACGACGTGAGGAGATCGCGCAGCTGGTCACCAGCGAGATGGGCGCGCCGATCACCTTCTCCCGGTCCGCCCAGGCGCGGTTGCCGGGATTCATGATCAGCGCTCTCACTGATGTTGCGGCCGAATACCCCTGGCACGAAACGAGATCCGGGGCCTTGGGTGCGGATGTCGGCGTTCACCGCGAGCCGGTCGGCGTGGTTGCCGCCATCATTCCGTGGAACATGCCGATGTTCCTGACGGTCGCGAAGCTGGTCCCGGCCCTGTTGGCGGGATGCACGATCGTGCTCAAGCCGTCGCCGGAGACGCCGCTGGACGCCGCGGTGATGGCCGAGTTGCTCGCCGAACTCGGCCTGCCGCCGGGCGTAGTCAGTATCCTTCCCGGCGGTCGCGACGTCGGTCGGTATCTGGTGTCGCATCCCGGCGTGGACAAGGTTTCCTTCACCGGTTCCACCGCAGCCGGTCGCGAGGTGGCCGCCGCGTGCGGATCCGCGTTGCGCAAGGTCAGCCTCGAACTCGGCGGCAAGTCGGCGGCGGTCGTGCTCGACGACGCCGATCCTGAGGCGGTCGCGACCGGAATGACGGTGGCGGGCCTGATGAACAGCGGCCAGGCTTGTGTCGCCCAGACGCGGATCCTGTTGCCACGCAAACGGTACGGCGAGTTCGTCGACGCATTGGCGAGCGTCGTCGAGGGTTTGGCCGTGGGCGATCCGTTCGACCCCGCGACCAGGATCGGCCCGATGGTGACATTCCGGCAGCAGCAACGGGTGTCGTCCTACATCGACCAGGGGAAAGCAGAAGGCGCCCGCCTGCTGGTCGGCGGGCCCGGACTTCCCGACGGCCTCGATCGCGGCTGGTACATCCGCCCGACATTGTTCGTCGACGCAGACAACTCGATGCGCATCGCCCAGGAGGAGATCTTCGGCCCCGTTCTCAGCGTCGTTCCGTACAGCGATGACGACGAAGCCGTCCACCTCGCGAATGCCAGTGAATACGGCCTCTCCGGCTCGGTGTGGACCCCCGACATCGACCGCGGCCTGAACGTGGCCCACCGAATCCGCAGCGGCACACTGGGAATCAACCAGCCCTACAGCATGGACCCGGCCGCCCCCTTCGGCGGCGTGAAGTCCAGCGGCATCGGCCGTGAGTTCGGCCGCGAGGGCATGGAGGGATTCCTCGACGTCAAGTCGATCTCCATCGCACCTGCGGCGACTCCCGATAGCGGTGCGGCACGGCGCTCTTCGACGTCGTCTCCCGCCGGCGAATCGGGCGGAGGATCGTGA
- a CDS encoding TetR/AcrR family transcriptional regulator, giving the protein MSPGARAHTDAARHRRAEHLLDVAAELLLRLGYRRVTVDDIAGRAGVGKGTVYLHYKTRDELLLAVLHREVVRSMDQLVTALREDMTTIALHRLTEVHFLGVMRRPLLRALYTSDPDVLGKLATELHDSQGFRHHDIFDDYLHLLADHGLLRDDLSIDEISYGYHAVLHGYLSEDAYDRGAHDISLEHKARLLATTVHRTFEPPRVSPEAIQKIGERAVCLFAEAADRGREHLHPTTT; this is encoded by the coding sequence ATGTCTCCCGGAGCCCGTGCCCACACCGATGCGGCCCGTCATCGCCGGGCCGAGCACCTGCTCGACGTCGCTGCGGAGTTGCTGCTACGGCTCGGCTACCGGCGCGTGACCGTCGACGACATCGCCGGCCGGGCGGGGGTCGGGAAGGGCACCGTCTACCTGCATTACAAGACGAGAGACGAGCTGTTGCTCGCAGTTCTGCACCGTGAGGTCGTGCGCTCCATGGACCAACTCGTCACGGCGCTGCGCGAGGACATGACGACGATCGCGCTGCATCGGCTGACCGAGGTCCATTTCCTCGGCGTGATGCGGCGGCCACTGCTGCGGGCGCTGTACACCAGCGACCCGGACGTGCTCGGCAAGCTCGCCACCGAGTTGCATGACAGCCAGGGCTTTCGCCACCACGACATATTCGACGACTACTTGCATCTGCTGGCCGATCACGGGCTGTTACGTGATGACCTCTCGATCGACGAGATCTCCTACGGCTATCACGCGGTCCTGCACGGCTACCTGAGCGAAGACGCCTACGACCGTGGCGCACACGACATTTCGCTGGAGCACAAGGCGCGATTGCTGGCCACCACCGTGCATCGGACCTTCGAACCTCCGAGGGTGTCGCCCGAGGCCATTCAGAAGATCGGCGAGCGAGCGGTCTGCTTGTTCGCCGAGGCAGCCGACCGAGGCCGCGAACACCTCCACCCGACGACCACCTGA
- a CDS encoding TIGR03564 family F420-dependent LLM class oxidoreductase — MYIGTLIYEQGATVTDLVERARTAAGTGMRSVWLGQDSGWDALTAAAVIGREVPAVDVGTAVVPTYPRHPLMLAGQALTAQSAIGSRLTVGIGVSHPHIVEGRFGYSFERPARHLREYLQVLMPLLHGDSVSFTSERLTAAGKIDVPRPPTPSVLIGALGPTMLSIAGELADGTVTTWIGPSALDSHVVPHITRSAEAAGRPAPRVVACLFVGVTDDEAALRTSLADRYRAVSTIASYRTAMDREGVSGPEHTAILGDDNTVERQIRSLFDAGATELVAMPVGTEAEQARTADLLGTLTSRRRPGGR, encoded by the coding sequence ATGTACATCGGAACCCTGATCTACGAGCAGGGCGCCACCGTGACCGATCTGGTGGAACGCGCTCGCACCGCGGCCGGCACGGGGATGCGCAGCGTCTGGCTGGGCCAGGACTCCGGCTGGGACGCGCTCACCGCGGCCGCCGTGATCGGCCGGGAGGTCCCGGCGGTCGACGTGGGAACGGCGGTCGTTCCCACCTATCCACGGCACCCGCTGATGCTGGCCGGCCAAGCCCTGACGGCGCAATCCGCCATCGGCTCCCGGTTGACTGTGGGCATCGGTGTCAGCCATCCGCACATCGTCGAGGGGCGATTCGGTTACTCGTTCGAGCGTCCGGCGCGGCATCTGCGGGAGTATCTGCAGGTGTTGATGCCACTGCTACACGGCGACAGTGTGTCCTTCACCAGTGAGCGCCTCACGGCCGCAGGGAAGATCGACGTCCCGCGGCCACCGACCCCCTCGGTGCTGATCGGCGCCCTGGGGCCGACAATGCTGAGCATCGCCGGGGAGCTGGCCGATGGCACGGTGACCACATGGATCGGGCCGTCGGCCTTGGACAGTCACGTCGTTCCGCATATCACCCGCTCCGCCGAAGCCGCGGGCCGCCCGGCACCCAGAGTGGTGGCATGCCTGTTCGTCGGTGTCACCGACGACGAGGCCGCCCTCAGAACCTCGCTCGCCGACCGCTACCGGGCGGTGAGCACGATCGCCAGCTATCGCACCGCGATGGACCGCGAGGGTGTGAGCGGACCGGAACACACCGCGATTCTCGGCGATGACAACACCGTCGAACGGCAGATTCGAAGCCTCTTCGACGCGGGAGCGACGGAACTGGTCGCGATGCCCGTCGGCACCGAAGCGGAGCAAGCACGCACGGCGGACCTGCTGGGCACCCTCACGAGCCGCAGGCGACCGGGCGGGCGGTAA